One genomic window of Kaistia geumhonensis includes the following:
- a CDS encoding VOC family protein — MQFHRGRLIDHIQIVSADVAASRRFYDAVLGVLGIPVEGGGEWFYADELFVSGGTPLTGRCHLAFQAADAGTVDAFHAAGLAAGGRDNGGPGERSYHPGYYAAFLLDPDGNNIEAVYHGAHRRSAASVLLDVDD, encoded by the coding sequence ATGCAGTTCCATCGCGGGCGGCTCATCGACCATATCCAGATCGTTTCGGCGGATGTCGCCGCGAGCCGGCGCTTCTACGACGCCGTGCTCGGCGTCCTCGGCATTCCCGTCGAGGGCGGCGGGGAGTGGTTCTACGCGGATGAATTGTTCGTCTCGGGCGGAACGCCGCTGACGGGCCGCTGCCATCTCGCCTTCCAGGCCGCCGATGCCGGGACGGTCGACGCCTTTCATGCCGCTGGCCTCGCGGCAGGCGGCCGCGACAATGGCGGCCCCGGCGAGCGCTCTTATCATCCGGGCTACTACGCGGCCTTCCTGCTCGATCCCGACGGCAACAATATCGAGGCCGTCTATCACGGCGCGCATCGCCGCTCGGCGGCGTCGGTGCTGCTCGACGTCGACGACTGA
- a CDS encoding SOS response-associated peptidase → MCGRYALAVAPAELEEEFSLIRIEWFPPRYNIAPTQPINVVRAEKGARSLALVRWGLIPSWAKNPAELPLFFNARAETAPDKPAFRGPFRHRRCLVPATGFYEWKRESGGRKQPYLVRAPRRRILALAGLWDEYADANGNLLDSATILTTAANPDLAPIHDRMPVVIEPEDYDRWLGLVPAERDELAGLLRPPPTGLLETVAVGPRVNSARDDDAALQEPFEAPEAQSAPPAKPKPAVTPEPSAAERQLKLF, encoded by the coding sequence ATGTGTGGACGATACGCGCTAGCGGTGGCGCCGGCGGAACTCGAGGAAGAGTTCTCGCTGATCCGCATCGAGTGGTTTCCGCCGCGCTATAACATCGCGCCGACGCAGCCGATCAATGTCGTTCGGGCGGAGAAGGGCGCGCGGTCGCTGGCGTTGGTGCGCTGGGGCCTCATTCCGTCCTGGGCGAAGAACCCGGCCGAGCTTCCGCTCTTCTTCAACGCGCGTGCCGAAACGGCGCCGGACAAGCCGGCCTTTCGCGGGCCATTCCGCCACCGGCGCTGCCTCGTGCCCGCAACGGGCTTCTACGAGTGGAAGAGGGAATCGGGAGGCCGCAAGCAGCCCTATCTCGTCCGGGCGCCGCGGCGTCGCATCCTGGCCCTGGCAGGGCTTTGGGACGAATATGCCGATGCGAACGGCAATCTTCTCGACAGCGCGACGATCCTGACGACTGCCGCCAATCCCGACCTCGCGCCGATCCATGACCGCATGCCGGTCGTGATCGAGCCGGAGGACTACGACCGCTGGCTGGGCCTTGTTCCGGCGGAGCGGGACGAACTCGCCGGCCTCCTGCGGCCGCCGCCAACCGGCCTGCTTGAAACCGTCGCCGTCGGCCCGCGCGTCAACAGCGCCCGGGACGATGATGCCGCGCTGCAGGAGCCCTTCGAGGCGCCGGAGGCGCAGTCGGCGCCGCCCGCCAAACCGAAGCCCGCCGTCACGCCCGAGCCTTCCGCGGCGGAACGGCAGCTGAAGCTCTTCTGA
- a CDS encoding NUDIX hydrolase — protein MDGASVAARPGIGVSVAIWREDRVLLVQRARPPFAGAWSLPGGRVEWGERLQDAARRELLEETGLRAGPLRLVSAIDAIHREDDAVRSHFVVVSFTGEAEGEAKAASDAAAAVFVTLEAAAGLAVTPGLLDVLALSRPAA, from the coding sequence GTGGACGGAGCGAGCGTGGCGGCGCGGCCGGGGATCGGCGTCAGCGTCGCGATCTGGCGCGAGGACCGCGTGCTGCTCGTGCAGCGCGCCCGCCCGCCCTTCGCCGGCGCATGGTCGCTGCCCGGCGGGCGCGTCGAATGGGGCGAGAGGCTGCAGGACGCAGCGCGCCGCGAGCTTCTGGAGGAAACCGGCCTCCGCGCCGGTCCGCTCCGCCTTGTGTCGGCAATCGATGCCATCCACCGCGAGGACGACGCCGTGCGAAGCCATTTCGTCGTCGTCAGCTTCACCGGCGAGGCGGAGGGCGAGGCCAAGGCCGCGAGCGACGCCGCCGCCGCGGTGTTCGTCACGCTCGAGGCTGCGGCGGGTCTGGCGGTAACGCCGGGTCTTCTCGACGTCCTAGCGCTCTCCCGGCCCGCCGCCTGA
- a CDS encoding DUF1499 domain-containing protein, whose translation MMRRPPQRYAPGARAALRLAMLPLPLMILAIILRQFGLLEIAPLFVTLSIAWLLAGLALVAATIALRSVWRDGDQGAGTAIGAIVLALVALVLPALVVVDLARLPRLADVSTDVIDPPLFTAAPDAVVMRPLPGEALQAAQLAAYPAIVPRHYPLSPERVYQAIESLAGARGWRITDARAPDADNEVGWIEAGATTFLLALPVDVVIRVIADGSGTLVDMRSAVRIGAHDLGDDAARIGGFFADLDSLLQGVAEPDDDARPADMVDDAAPLPPIPERAPLSRR comes from the coding sequence ATGATGCGCCGTCCGCCGCAGCGCTACGCGCCAGGCGCGCGCGCCGCACTCCGCCTTGCGATGCTGCCGCTGCCGCTCATGATCCTCGCGATCATTCTCAGGCAGTTCGGCCTGCTGGAGATCGCGCCGCTCTTCGTGACTCTTTCCATCGCATGGCTGCTGGCGGGCTTGGCACTCGTCGCCGCGACCATTGCCCTTCGTTCCGTCTGGCGCGACGGCGACCAGGGGGCCGGCACGGCGATCGGAGCCATTGTCCTCGCTCTCGTGGCACTGGTTCTGCCGGCGCTCGTTGTCGTCGATCTCGCCCGGTTGCCGCGCCTCGCCGATGTCTCGACCGACGTGATCGATCCGCCGCTCTTCACGGCAGCGCCCGACGCCGTCGTGATGCGGCCGCTGCCCGGCGAGGCGCTGCAGGCGGCGCAACTCGCCGCCTATCCGGCGATCGTGCCGCGCCACTATCCGCTGTCGCCGGAACGGGTCTACCAGGCGATCGAGTCGCTTGCTGGCGCGCGCGGCTGGCGGATCACCGACGCGCGCGCGCCCGACGCCGACAACGAGGTCGGATGGATCGAGGCGGGCGCGACCACCTTCCTTCTGGCGCTGCCGGTCGATGTCGTCATTCGCGTCATCGCCGATGGATCGGGCACGCTGGTCGACATGCGCTCGGCGGTCCGGATCGGCGCGCACGACCTCGGCGACGACGCCGCGCGCATCGGCGGCTTCTTCGCCGATCTCGACAGCTTACTGCAGGGCGTCGCCGAGCCGGACGACGATGCGCGCCCGGCCGACATGGTCGACGACGCCGCGCCGCTGCCGCCGATCCCGGAGCGGGCCCCGCTCAGCCGCCGCTGA
- a CDS encoding MBL fold metallo-hydrolase — MSDICFDRDFDPQTGRAVPLGPLVRRVTAGNANPFTFRGTNSYIVGHGRVALIDPGPDDPAHIEALLAATAGETIEAIIVTHTHRDHSAGVPRLVAATGAPVHAGGAHRFARPPRAGENATLDAGADERFAPDVTLADGGIIAGEGWRLEAVATPGHAANHMAFALSGTDMLFSGDHVMGWSTTVVAPPDGSMADYMASLERLGGRPETIYLPGHGAPIADAPAFVRALRAHRRLREAAILARIEKGDRTIAEIVAVVYRETPSALHGAAALSVLAHVEELVAKGRVRVADGAGLHARYEAVSGG; from the coding sequence ATGTCAGATATCTGCTTCGATCGCGACTTCGACCCGCAGACGGGCCGCGCCGTGCCGCTCGGGCCGCTGGTCCGCCGCGTGACGGCCGGCAATGCCAACCCGTTCACCTTCCGCGGGACCAACAGCTACATCGTCGGCCACGGCCGCGTCGCGCTGATCGACCCCGGCCCCGACGACCCGGCGCATATCGAGGCGCTGCTGGCGGCGACCGCCGGCGAGACGATCGAGGCGATCATCGTCACCCACACCCATCGCGACCATTCGGCCGGCGTTCCACGACTTGTCGCGGCAACGGGCGCGCCCGTCCATGCCGGCGGCGCGCACCGTTTCGCCCGCCCGCCGCGCGCGGGCGAGAACGCGACGCTCGACGCCGGCGCCGACGAGCGTTTCGCGCCGGATGTCACGCTTGCCGACGGCGGCATCATCGCCGGCGAAGGCTGGCGGCTCGAAGCGGTCGCGACACCCGGCCACGCCGCCAACCACATGGCGTTCGCCCTTTCGGGCACCGACATGCTCTTTTCGGGCGATCACGTCATGGGCTGGTCGACCACCGTCGTCGCGCCGCCCGACGGCTCGATGGCCGATTACATGGCCTCGCTGGAGCGGCTCGGCGGCCGCCCGGAGACGATCTATTTGCCCGGACACGGCGCGCCGATCGCCGATGCGCCCGCTTTCGTGCGGGCGCTCCGGGCCCATCGGCGGCTGCGCGAAGCGGCGATCCTCGCCCGGATCGAGAAGGGCGACCGGACGATCGCCGAGATCGTCGCCGTCGTCTACCGCGAGACGCCGAGCGCCCTCCATGGCGCCGCCGCGCTCTCGGTGCTCGCGCATGTCGAGGAGCTTGTCGCGAAGGGCCGCGTCCGCGTCGCGGACGGCGCCGGCCTCCACGCGCGCTACGAGGCGGTCAGCGGCGGCTGA
- a CDS encoding heavy metal translocating P-type ATPase: MNAPLTTEERYRIGGMDCAACAAKIDRAVRRIDGVVEVSVSVAAGTMTVSRRTEAAIAPAVTRDVAALGYRASLIGGTEPARRAAAHDHHDHDDHDHAGHDRADHDHAGHDHAGHDHAAPAADAMPAGLHGHDDEDEDGVAWWHTGKARLTIAAALAFVLAWAVVAAMPQFGHWPFALAMLVGLVPIARRAFMAARFGSPFSIETLMTIAAVGAVAIGASEEAAVVVVLFLIGEMLEGAAARRARSSIRALSELVPETALVEADGATKSVAADSLSVGALIMVRPGDRVAADGVILTGSSALDEATVTGESVPKRKGVGDTVYAGTINIDGVLRVEVTAAARDNTIARIVRLVEEAQEAKAPTERFIDRFSRIYTPAVLLVGALVAIVPPLFFGAGWDEWIYKGLALLLIGCPCALVISTPAAIAAGLASGARQGLLMKGGAVLEQLARIDRVAFDKTGTLTLGRPVVSEIVPLGSEAEADVLALAAALEAGSSHPLAKAILTRAAEAGVAIPEALSVTVVAGRGVEGVVAGRRLFLGTAAAGEGREALDASALARADTLAAAGDSVSVLVADGRALALVAVRDGARPDATEGLAALKTLGVSAIMLTGDNLRAAERVGRDMGIEVRAELLPADKQRIVADLRAAGFHVAKVGDGINDAPALAAADVGIAMGGGTDVALETADAAILNSRVGDVARLIRLARRVMRKIHENIAIALGLKVVFLVTTLLGITGLWPAILADTGATVLVTINALTLLGRRREG, translated from the coding sequence ATGAACGCGCCGCTCACGACGGAAGAGCGCTACCGCATCGGTGGCATGGACTGCGCGGCCTGCGCCGCCAAGATCGACCGCGCCGTGCGGCGGATCGACGGCGTTGTGGAGGTCAGCGTCTCGGTGGCCGCCGGCACCATGACCGTGTCGCGGCGGACCGAGGCCGCCATCGCCCCGGCCGTGACGCGCGACGTCGCAGCGCTCGGCTACCGCGCGTCGCTGATCGGCGGGACCGAGCCGGCCCGGCGCGCTGCCGCGCACGACCATCACGATCACGATGATCATGATCATGCCGGCCACGACCGTGCGGATCACGACCATGCGGGGCACGATCACGCGGGTCACGATCACGCCGCTCCGGCCGCGGATGCCATGCCGGCCGGCCTGCACGGCCATGACGACGAGGACGAGGACGGCGTTGCCTGGTGGCACACGGGCAAGGCGCGGCTGACGATCGCCGCCGCGCTGGCCTTCGTGCTCGCCTGGGCCGTCGTCGCCGCCATGCCGCAGTTCGGCCACTGGCCCTTCGCGCTCGCCATGCTGGTCGGCCTTGTGCCGATCGCCCGCCGCGCCTTCATGGCGGCTCGGTTCGGCTCGCCCTTCTCGATCGAGACGCTGATGACGATCGCCGCCGTCGGCGCGGTCGCGATCGGCGCCAGCGAGGAGGCGGCGGTGGTCGTCGTCCTGTTCCTTATCGGCGAGATGCTGGAAGGGGCCGCCGCGCGACGCGCCCGCTCCAGCATCCGAGCCCTCTCCGAGCTCGTTCCCGAGACCGCGCTGGTCGAGGCTGATGGCGCAACGAAGAGCGTCGCCGCAGACAGCCTCTCCGTCGGCGCGCTGATCATGGTCCGGCCCGGCGACCGTGTCGCGGCCGATGGCGTCATTCTCACCGGCAGCAGCGCACTCGACGAGGCGACCGTCACCGGCGAGAGCGTGCCGAAGCGGAAGGGCGTCGGCGACACGGTCTATGCCGGGACGATCAATATCGACGGCGTGTTGCGCGTCGAGGTGACGGCGGCAGCCAGGGACAACACGATCGCGCGCATCGTCCGCCTCGTCGAGGAGGCGCAGGAGGCGAAGGCGCCGACCGAGCGCTTCATCGACCGCTTCTCGCGCATCTATACGCCGGCCGTTCTGCTGGTCGGCGCTCTGGTTGCGATCGTTCCGCCGCTGTTCTTCGGCGCCGGCTGGGATGAGTGGATCTACAAGGGGCTGGCGCTGCTGCTGATCGGCTGCCCCTGCGCCCTGGTGATCTCGACGCCGGCGGCGATCGCGGCCGGCCTCGCATCGGGCGCCCGGCAGGGCCTGCTCATGAAGGGCGGCGCCGTCCTCGAACAGCTCGCCCGCATCGATCGCGTCGCCTTCGACAAGACCGGAACGCTGACGCTCGGCCGTCCCGTGGTCAGCGAAATCGTGCCGCTCGGCAGCGAGGCCGAGGCCGATGTCCTCGCCCTCGCGGCGGCGCTTGAGGCCGGCTCCAGCCATCCGCTGGCAAAGGCGATCCTGACGCGTGCCGCGGAGGCAGGCGTCGCGATCCCCGAAGCGCTCTCGGTCACGGTCGTTGCGGGCCGCGGCGTCGAAGGCGTGGTCGCGGGCAGGCGCCTCTTCCTCGGCACGGCCGCCGCCGGCGAGGGCAGGGAGGCGCTCGACGCGTCCGCCCTCGCGAGAGCCGATACCCTCGCCGCGGCCGGCGACAGCGTCTCGGTGCTGGTCGCCGATGGCCGGGCGCTGGCGCTCGTCGCCGTGCGCGACGGCGCGCGGCCTGACGCGACCGAGGGCCTCGCGGCGCTGAAGACGCTCGGCGTCTCGGCGATCATGCTGACGGGCGACAATCTCCGGGCGGCGGAGCGGGTCGGCCGCGACATGGGCATCGAGGTGCGGGCCGAACTGCTCCCGGCCGACAAGCAGCGTATCGTCGCCGACTTGCGAGCCGCAGGCTTCCACGTCGCCAAGGTCGGCGACGGCATCAACGATGCGCCGGCGCTCGCCGCGGCGGATGTCGGCATCGCCATGGGCGGCGGCACAGATGTCGCGCTGGAGACCGCCGACGCGGCCATCCTCAACAGCC
- a CDS encoding dihydroorotase, with protein sequence MTTSDKSTYELLFRNGTVVNHDGIGTPDIAVRNGRIAAIGDIDPRRAARVVDCTGLHILPGVIDSQVHFREPGAEHKEDLETGSRAAVMGGVTAVFEMPNTKPTTTSADALADKIARARGRMHCDFAFWVGGTRDNVADIPDLERLPGAAGIKVFIGSSTGDLLVEDDAGIAAILGATRRRAAFHAEDEMRLNDRKDLRVPGDASSHPVWRDATAALMATERLVRIARSKGARIHILHISTVDEIAYLADHKDIVTAEATPHHLTLSADDYARLGTKLQMNPPVRDKAHQAGIWKGISSGIIDVLGSDHAPHTLEEKAKPYPESPSGMTGVQTLVPVMLDHVNAGRLSLERFVDLTSAGPARLFGIARKGRIAVGYDADFTIVDLKRRATITNGWIASRAGWTPYDGKRVFGWPVGTIVRGRQVMWEGELVGPSGGEPVLFSEALPRG encoded by the coding sequence ATGACGACAAGCGACAAGTCCACCTACGAGCTTTTGTTCCGCAACGGCACCGTCGTCAACCATGACGGCATCGGTACGCCCGACATCGCCGTGCGCAACGGGCGAATCGCGGCGATCGGCGACATCGATCCGCGCCGCGCCGCCCGCGTCGTCGATTGCACCGGGCTGCATATATTGCCGGGCGTCATCGACAGCCAGGTCCATTTCCGCGAGCCGGGCGCCGAGCACAAGGAAGACCTCGAGACCGGATCGCGCGCCGCCGTCATGGGCGGCGTCACGGCGGTCTTCGAAATGCCGAATACCAAGCCGACCACGACCAGCGCCGATGCACTCGCCGACAAGATCGCGCGGGCGCGCGGGCGCATGCATTGCGACTTTGCCTTCTGGGTCGGCGGCACGCGCGACAACGTCGCCGACATTCCCGATCTCGAGCGCCTCCCGGGCGCTGCCGGCATCAAGGTCTTCATCGGTTCGTCGACCGGCGATCTCCTCGTCGAAGACGACGCCGGCATCGCCGCCATCCTCGGGGCGACGCGCCGCCGCGCCGCCTTCCATGCCGAGGACGAGATGCGGCTCAACGACCGCAAGGATCTGCGCGTGCCCGGCGATGCGTCTTCCCACCCCGTCTGGCGCGACGCGACGGCGGCGCTGATGGCGACCGAGCGGCTGGTGCGCATCGCCCGCTCGAAGGGTGCCCGCATCCATATCCTGCACATCTCGACCGTCGATGAGATCGCCTATCTCGCCGACCACAAGGACATCGTCACCGCGGAGGCGACGCCGCATCACCTGACGCTGTCCGCCGACGACTATGCCCGCCTCGGCACGAAGCTGCAGATGAACCCGCCGGTGCGCGACAAGGCGCACCAGGCCGGCATCTGGAAGGGCATCTCCAGCGGCATCATCGACGTGCTCGGCTCCGACCATGCCCCGCACACGCTGGAGGAGAAGGCGAAGCCCTATCCCGAAAGCCCGTCCGGCATGACCGGCGTGCAGACGCTGGTCCCGGTCATGCTCGACCATGTGAATGCCGGCCGCCTGTCGCTGGAGCGCTTCGTCGACCTGACCTCCGCGGGGCCGGCGCGCCTCTTCGGCATCGCGCGCAAGGGCCGCATCGCCGTCGGCTATGATGCGGACTTCACCATCGTCGATCTCAAGCGCCGGGCGACGATCACCAATGGCTGGATCGCCTCGCGCGCCGGCTGGACGCCCTATGACGGCAAGCGCGTCTTCGGCTGGCCGGTCGGGACCATCGTGCGCGGACGCCAGGTGATGTGGGAGGGTGAACTCGTCGGCCCGTCCGGCGGCGAGCCGGTTCTCTTCAGCGAGGCGCTGCCGCGCGGCTGA
- a CDS encoding LysE/ArgO family amino acid transporter, translating to MTLPLAAPALEGFLLGASLIVAIGAQNAFVLRQGLARRHVFAVAAFCTLSDALLIVAGVAGLGTLVQSSPLVLTIVTLAGAAFLFTYGAMALRRALHPGGLSARGAAESRLGPALATVAALTFLNPHVYLDTVVLLGSLSARHVGMERVAFAAGAASASAVWFFSLGYGARLAAPLFARPAAWRVLDGLIAFVMAAIAMSLLVQVTRPLLG from the coding sequence ATGACCCTGCCGCTCGCCGCACCGGCGCTTGAAGGCTTCCTGCTCGGTGCCAGCCTCATCGTCGCCATCGGCGCCCAGAATGCCTTCGTGCTGCGCCAGGGGCTCGCCCGCCGGCATGTCTTCGCGGTGGCGGCCTTCTGCACCCTTTCGGACGCCCTGCTCATCGTGGCCGGCGTCGCCGGGCTCGGAACTCTGGTCCAGAGCTCGCCGCTCGTGCTCACGATCGTGACGCTCGCCGGCGCGGCTTTTCTTTTCACCTATGGCGCGATGGCACTCCGCCGCGCACTGCATCCCGGCGGCCTCTCCGCGCGCGGTGCCGCCGAATCGCGGCTGGGGCCGGCGCTGGCCACGGTGGCGGCGCTGACCTTCCTCAATCCGCATGTCTATCTGGATACGGTCGTGCTGCTCGGCTCGCTCTCGGCGCGCCATGTCGGTATGGAGCGGGTCGCGTTCGCAGCCGGCGCCGCGAGCGCCTCGGCAGTCTGGTTCTTTTCGCTTGGCTATGGCGCGCGCCTGGCGGCGCCGCTGTTCGCGCGGCCGGCGGCCTGGCGCGTGCTCGACGGGCTGATCGCCTTCGTCATGGCGGCCATCGCGATGTCGCTGCTGGTGCAGGTGACCAGGCCGCTGCTCGGCTGA
- a CDS encoding SMP-30/gluconolactonase/LRE family protein: MLDKDFVVLDERFRRYAMGNVHIEKLWTGSRWAEGPAYFAAGKYLIWSDIPNDRLLRYDETDGSVSVFLAPCNNHNGHTVDLEGRLISCEHRGRAVTRIEHDGSRRILADRFEGKKLNSPNDVVVKSDGSIWFTDPTYGIDGEYEGDFAISEIGACNVYRIDPVNGSVSAVITDMVRPNGLAFSPDEKLLYVADTGLTHKVGCSPDIRVYPVASDGRSVGAGRRFATCDAGLFDGFRVDIHGNVWSSAGDGVHCFAPDGTLIGKISIPEVVANVCFGGRKRNRLYICGTTSLYSVYLNTQGALRPKV; this comes from the coding sequence ATGCTCGACAAGGATTTCGTGGTGCTGGACGAGCGGTTCCGCCGCTATGCGATGGGCAATGTCCATATCGAGAAGCTGTGGACGGGCAGCCGCTGGGCCGAGGGTCCGGCCTATTTCGCCGCCGGCAAGTATCTCATCTGGTCGGACATCCCGAACGACCGGCTGCTGCGCTATGACGAGACGGACGGCTCGGTCTCCGTCTTCCTCGCGCCCTGCAACAATCATAACGGCCACACCGTCGACCTCGAGGGCCGACTCATCTCCTGCGAGCATCGCGGCCGCGCGGTGACGCGCATCGAGCATGACGGCTCGCGCCGCATCCTCGCCGACCGCTTCGAGGGCAAGAAGCTCAATTCGCCCAACGACGTGGTCGTGAAGTCGGACGGTTCGATCTGGTTCACCGATCCCACCTACGGCATCGACGGCGAATATGAGGGCGACTTCGCCATCTCCGAGATCGGCGCCTGCAACGTCTATCGCATCGATCCGGTGAACGGCTCTGTCTCGGCGGTTATCACCGACATGGTCCGCCCCAACGGTCTCGCCTTCTCGCCGGATGAGAAGCTGCTTTACGTCGCCGACACCGGCCTCACGCACAAGGTCGGCTGCTCGCCCGATATCCGCGTCTATCCGGTGGCGTCCGACGGGCGCAGCGTGGGAGCGGGACGGCGCTTCGCGACCTGCGATGCCGGCCTGTTCGACGGCTTCCGCGTCGATATCCACGGCAATGTCTGGAGCTCTGCCGGCGATGGCGTTCATTGCTTCGCGCCGGACGGCACGCTGATCGGCAAGATCAGCATTCCCGAAGTGGTCGCGAATGTCTGCTTCGGCGGCCGCAAGCGCAACCGCCTGTATATCTGCGGCACGACCAGCCTCTATTCGGTCTATCTCAACACCCAGGGCGCGCTTCGCCCGAAGGTTTAA
- a CDS encoding TIGR02301 family protein, producing the protein MRRILSALAVSTALAFPPPPSALAAEPAYDPALVRLAEILGALQFLGPLCGVARPSEWRDQMEALIAAESPSPERQARLTAAFNGGYQGFAALYRRCTPSAELAIERYRAEGSKLTREVTTRYGGDASPPR; encoded by the coding sequence ATGCGCAGGATCCTCTCCGCCCTTGCCGTCTCGACGGCGCTGGCCTTCCCGCCGCCGCCATCGGCCCTCGCCGCCGAGCCCGCCTATGACCCGGCTCTTGTCCGCCTCGCGGAGATCCTCGGCGCGCTTCAGTTTCTCGGTCCGCTCTGCGGGGTTGCGCGGCCGAGCGAATGGCGCGACCAGATGGAGGCGCTGATCGCCGCCGAATCGCCGTCGCCCGAGCGGCAGGCGCGGCTGACCGCCGCCTTCAACGGCGGCTACCAGGGGTTCGCCGCGCTCTACCGGCGATGCACGCCCTCGGCAGAACTCGCGATCGAGCGCTACCGCGCCGAAGGCAGCAAGCTGACACGCGAGGTGACCACCCGCTACGGGGGTGATGCGTCGCCGCCACGTTAA
- the wrbA gene encoding NAD(P)H:quinone oxidoreductase type IV gives MTKVLVLYYSAYGHIEKMAEAVAEGVRSAGAEAVIKRVPELVPDDVAKASYYKMDQAAPVASPSELDQYDAIIVGAGTRYGTVASQMRNFWDQTGGLWAQGKLTGKVGSVFTSSATQHGGQESTILGFIPTFFHHGMIVVGLPYAFQGQMGVEEIKGGSPYGASTITGGDGSRQPSAIELEAARYQGAHVAKIAAKQAS, from the coding sequence ATGACCAAGGTTCTGGTGCTCTACTATTCGGCTTATGGCCATATCGAGAAGATGGCCGAGGCCGTCGCAGAGGGCGTTCGCTCGGCTGGCGCCGAGGCCGTGATCAAGCGTGTCCCCGAGCTGGTGCCCGACGACGTCGCCAAGGCTTCCTACTACAAGATGGACCAGGCGGCCCCGGTCGCGAGCCCCTCGGAGCTCGACCAGTATGACGCGATCATCGTCGGCGCCGGCACGCGCTACGGCACGGTCGCCTCGCAGATGCGCAATTTCTGGGACCAGACCGGCGGCCTCTGGGCGCAGGGCAAGCTGACCGGCAAGGTCGGCTCGGTGTTCACCTCCTCGGCCACGCAGCATGGCGGCCAGGAGTCGACCATTCTCGGCTTCATCCCGACCTTCTTCCATCACGGCATGATCGTCGTCGGCCTGCCCTACGCGTTTCAGGGTCAGATGGGCGTCGAGGAGATCAAGGGCGGCTCGCCTTACGGCGCCTCCACGATCACCGGCGGCGACGGCTCGCGTCAGCCTTCGGCCATCGAGCTCGAGGCGGCCCGCTATCAGGGCGCCCATGTCGCGAAGATCGCCGCCAAGCAGGCGTCCTGA
- a CDS encoding MerR family transcriptional regulator, producing MRAISIGAVAKATGVKVPTIRYYEEVGLLPAADRTASNRRSYDQATVRRLRFIRHARDLGFSVEAIRQLIDLSDQPDRSCGDVDSIARLHLADIDEKIARLTALRSEVKRMVDEGAHGRVADCRVIEVLGDHAACLHEAH from the coding sequence ATGCGCGCAATCTCGATCGGCGCCGTCGCCAAGGCGACCGGCGTCAAGGTTCCGACGATCCGCTACTATGAGGAAGTCGGCCTGCTGCCGGCCGCCGACCGCACGGCGAGCAACCGGCGATCTTATGACCAGGCGACGGTGCGCCGGCTGCGCTTCATCCGCCATGCGCGCGATCTCGGCTTCTCGGTCGAGGCGATCCGGCAGCTGATCGATCTCTCCGACCAGCCCGACCGCTCCTGCGGCGATGTCGATTCCATCGCGCGGCTGCATCTTGCCGATATCGACGAGAAGATCGCCCGCCTCACCGCGCTCAGGAGCGAGGTCAAGCGCATGGTCGACGAGGGCGCGCATGGCCGCGTCGCCGATTGCCGTGTCATCGAGGTGCTCGGCGACCACGCCGCCTGCCTGCACGAGGCGCACTGA